DNA from Bordetella genomosp. 13:
GCAGCGCACGCACGAATGCGCATCGCCGGCGTGTCCGGGGAGATCGGGCAGCGCCTGCACCTGCCCGCAGACGTGACAGCCGGCCAGCACCTCGCCCTGCCCCAGCTTGGGCACGTGCACGGGGGCGGCGCCGCAGGCCTCGGCATAACGCCACAACGCGTGCGGCGAGAGGCGGCCCAGCATGGTCAACAGGACCGTGAGCAACGCAAAGCCGGCCAGCCCGATCTCGGGCTGCACCGCCGCCATGCCGGCCAGCTTCACGACGGACACCAGCACGCCCAGCAGGAACACGGGCACCATGCTCCAGGGCCGCAGCCAGCCCAGCAGCCGGATGGCCAGCGACATGCCCCGTGCGCGGCGGCCCTGCGCCAACGGCGCCAATACCCAGAGCAGCGTGGCCATCTGCAGCAGCGGCAGCGCGAAGCCGGCAAGCCCGGTCATGATGGCGACGGCCTGGTGCCCCTGCTGCCATGTGATGAGCACGGCGTCCAGCAGCGTGGCGCGCTGCTCCACACCCTGTACGCTGAGACTGGCCACGGGATACGCGTTGGCCACGACAAACACGACCAGCGCAGCCATCACCAGCGCGAGCCACTCGGAAGGCGTCAACCTGGTGTAACGCCACAGCAGCGTGCCGCAACGCGAACAGGTGGCGGCCTCATCGCGCTGCAGCGCGTGCCGGCGATAGACGCTGGCACAGTGCTCGCAGGCGATGAGCGGCTCGCGATCCAACACTTGGTGCTGCGCTTATTCGGCCAGGGCGACTTCCTGCTTGGCGGCCGGATCGTCCGAGGACCTGTCCTCGTCGAAACGCAGAACGACCTTGTCGCCCTCGTCCAGATCGACCGTGACGTTGCCGCCGTCGACCAGCTTGCCGAAGAGCAGCTCGTCGGCCAGCGCGCGCCGGATCGTGTCCTGGATGAGGCGCTGCATGGGCCGGGCGCCCATGACGGGATCGAAGCCGGCCTTGGCCAGGTGGTCGCGCAGCTTCTCCGTGAAGACGGCTGCCACGCGGCGCTCGTGCAGCTGGTCTTCGAGCTGCATGAGGAACTTGTCGACCACGCGCAGGATGATGTCGCGCGTGAGCGCGCCGAACGGAATGATGGCGTCCAGGCGATTGCGGAACTCGGGCGTGAACATGCGGCGGATTTCCGCCATTTCGTCACCCGCGACGCGGCTGTTGGCGAACCCGATGGACGGACGGTTCAGCGTCTCGGCGCCCGCGTTGGTCGTCATGACGATGATGACGTTGCGGAAGTCCGCCTTGCGGCCGTTGTTGTCCGTGAGCGTGCCGTGGTCCATGACCTGCAGCAGGATGTTGAAGATGTCCGGATGCGCCTTCTCGATTTCGTCGAGCAGCAGCACGCAGTGCGGCTGCTTGGCGATGGCCTCGGTCAGCAGCCCGCCCTGGTCGAAGCCTACGTATCCCGGCGGCGCGCCGATCAGACGCGACACGGCATGGCGTTCCATGTACTCGGACATGTCGAAGCGCTGCAGCTCGACGCCCAGCGTGAACGCCAGCTGGCGGGCCACTTCGGTCTTGCCCACGCCGGTGGGACCCGAGAACAGGAAGGCGCCGATCGGCTTGTCCGGCTTGCCCAGGCCGGAGCGCGCCATCTTGATGGCGGCGGCCAGCGCTTCGATGGCCTGGTCCTGGCCGAACACGACGGTCTTGAGGTCGCGCTCGAGCGTGGCCAGCTTGCTGCGGTCGTCGTTGGACACCGACTGCGGCGGAATGCGCGCGATCTTGGAGACGATGTTCTCGATCTCGCCCTTGCCGATGACCTTCTTCTGCCGCGAGCGCGGCAGCAGGCGCTGCGCCGCGCCGGCCTCGTCGATGACGTCGATGGCCTTGTCGGGCAGATGGCGGTCGTTGATGTAGCGCGCGGAAAGTTCGGCGGCGGCGCTGAGCGCCGCGGCCGAATAGCGCACGTTGTGATGCTCTTCGAAGCGGCTCTTCAGGCCGCGCAGGATCTGCACGGTCTGTTCGACGCTGGGCTCGGGCACGTCGATCTTCTGGAAGCGGCGCGACAACGCGTGGTCTTTCTCGAAGACCCCGCGATATTCGGTGTACGTGGTGGCGCCGATGCACTTCAGCTGGCCCGACGACAGCGCCGGCTTGAGCAGGTTGGAGGCGTCGAGCGTGCCGCCCGAGGCCGAACCCGCGCCGATCAGCGTGTGGATTTCATCGATGAACAGGATGGAATCGGGATTGCTGCGCACCTGCTTGAGCACGCCCTTCAGGCGCTGTTCGAAGTCGCCGCGGTATTTGGTGCCGGCCAGCAGCGCGCCCATGTCGAGCGCGTAGACCTGCGCGGCCTGCAGCACCTCGGGCACCTCGCCGCGCGTGATGCGCCACGCCAGGCCTTCGGCGATGGCGGTCTTGCCCACGCCCGCCTCGCCCACCAGCAGCGGATTGTTCTTGCGGCGGCGGCACAGCACCTGGATGACGCGTTCGACTTCGTGTTCGCGGCCGATGAGCGGATCGATGCGGCCAGCCAGGGCGGCGGCATTGAGATCGGTTGCGTACTGGTCGAGCGGGGACTGCCGGCTTTCGCTCTGCTCTTCCCCGTTGGTCTGCTGTTCTTTCTGCACGGCGGAGGTCTCCTCCTGGGGCTGCTTGGTGATCCCATGAGACAGGAAATTGACCACGTCCAGCCGCGTCACGCCCTGCTGCTGCAGGTAATAGACGGCGTGCGAATCCTTCTCGCCGAAGATGGCGACCAGCACGTTGGCGCCGGTGACCGGCTTCTTGCCGGTGCCGCCGGCGGACACGTGCATGATGGCGCGTTGGATGACGCGCTGAAAACCGAGGGTGGGCTGCGTATCGACTTCGGCCCCGCTGGGGATGACCGGAGTGTTTTCGGTGACGAACTGGCGCAGGTTGCGGCGCAGGTCGTCCAGATTGGCAGCGCAAGCGCGCAGCACTTCCACCGCCGATGCATTGTCGAGCAGCGACAGCAGCAGGTGCTCCACGGTGATGAATTCATGCCGGGCAGAGCGAGCCTCGACAAATGCCATATGCAGGCTGACTTCAAGCTCTTGGGAAATCACGCTTCCTCCGTAACGCATCGAAGCGGTCACGTACACGATTCATATTCTATGCCGATCATGGCGTAACGCCAGAGATTTCAAATGCAAGACCGGCATACCGACCCTGTTCGTCCATGACGGTAAGTGTGTACCGTCCATTGCGAGTCAGGGACAAACTTTGCTGCTGGCCGGCTGCGCCCTGTCGGTGCACCCGGCCGTCCAACATCCACCATACTTCACCGCGCGCGCCCTGCGCGCGGACGTCCAGCGTTACTTCATGCCGGCCCGGCACCGGCCGCAGCACCGAACCCTGGGCCACGCCCTCGATGCGCAACGGACCTTGCGCGACGTCGGCATATCCGGGAAAGGACGGCGGCACCGTGTCGTCCAGCGCCCACGCGCGCCGCGCTTCGGGGCAGCGGCCGCCGGGCGCGCTTTCCTGGCGCCAACCCAGCGGCCAGCAGGTCAGCACGGATCGCACCGAAGCAGGCTGCACGCGAGCCATCTGCGGACCGGGCGGCAGCGCCGCCACGATGTCCTGCAACAGCGGCGCGGCCACGTTGGCGCCGAAGAACCCGGGGTTGGGCGTGCCGTCGGGACGGCCGACCCAGACCCCGATGGTCCATCGGTCGGTGACCCCCACGGCCCAGGCATCGCGGAAACCGAAACTGGTGCCGGTTTTCCAGGCCAATCGCCGTCCCGGCGACGCGGACTGGAAAAACGGCCGTTCCGGATCGCCCCCGGATTCGAGAATATCGCGCACGATCCAGGCGGCGCCGTCACTCATCATACGGGACTCGACGCGCGGATCGGCCGGATCCAGCCGGGGCCGCCCGGCCAGTCCGCCGCGCGCCAGGGCGCGATAAGCGCCCACCAGTTCTTCCAATGTGGTGCCGCCCCCGCCCAAAATCAAGCTCAGATTCGGCTGGGTGCTGGCGGGCATGCGCAGGCGCACACCGCCCCCCAGCATAACCGATGCGAAGCGGGCGGGTCCGAGCCTGTCCAGCAGGTCGACGGCCGGCACGTTCAGCGAACGCTGCAACGCCTGCGCCACACTCACCGGGCCAGAGAACGACGCCTGGAAGTTGCCCGGCGCATAGCCCCCGAACGACATGGGGGCATCCATCAGCAGGCTCTCCGAATGCACCAGCCCATCGTCCAGC
Protein-coding regions in this window:
- a CDS encoding paraquat-inducible protein A translates to MDREPLIACEHCASVYRRHALQRDEAATCSRCGTLLWRYTRLTPSEWLALVMAALVVFVVANAYPVASLSVQGVEQRATLLDAVLITWQQGHQAVAIMTGLAGFALPLLQMATLLWVLAPLAQGRRARGMSLAIRLLGWLRPWSMVPVFLLGVLVSVVKLAGMAAVQPEIGLAGFALLTVLLTMLGRLSPHALWRYAEACGAAPVHVPKLGQGEVLAGCHVCGQVQALPDLPGHAGDAHSCVRCDATVHLRKPDHLARTWALLIAASILYIPANLLPVMNISSLLGDSEHTILGGVVELWDGGSWDIALIVFVASVVVPLTKLLALVVLLVSVQRRSARNLRARTRMYELVEFIGQWSMLDVFVVIVLAALADFQGLMQISAGTGAAAFGLVVILTMLAAMSFDPRRVWDHAAPGDDEEPSASAHSHEHFQAGPLPGKPATAPVGYGSHPDRES
- the pbpC gene encoding penicillin-binding protein 1C, whose product is MAAMSFGALLLLIAAVLVLDRLMPLPRIGTAGAAVVVAADGTPLRTYPSRDGAWRYPVAPAQVSPLYLQALLTYEDRWFYWHPGFNPLAMARAGWQWLTEGRIVSGGSTLTMQVARLADPALAGRPSRSMGAKLRQIWRAVQLELHYDKDEILSIYLTHAPMGGIVQGVEMGSRLWLGKSATQLSRAEAALLVALPQAPSRLRPDRHPQAAQAARDKVLERMAQLGAWDANDVADARIENVVAPPLRARWLAPLAAQRLMAAHPRAAGSAVVRSSVDAEMQAVVEQMLLDRIDALPPKVSMAALVMDNDTLEVKVYAGSADFADDSRYAHVDMVRGVRSPGSTLKPFLYALALDDGLVHSESLLMDAPMSFGGYAPGNFQASFSGPVSVAQALQRSLNVPAVDLLDRLGPARFASVMLGGGVRLRMPASTQPNLSLILGGGGTTLEELVGAYRALARGGLAGRPRLDPADPRVESRMMSDGAAWIVRDILESGGDPERPFFQSASPGRRLAWKTGTSFGFRDAWAVGVTDRWTIGVWVGRPDGTPNPGFFGANVAAPLLQDIVAALPPGPQMARVQPASVRSVLTCWPLGWRQESAPGGRCPEARRAWALDDTVPPSFPGYADVAQGPLRIEGVAQGSVLRPVPGRHEVTLDVRAQGARGEVWWMLDGRVHRQGAAGQQQSLSLTRNGRYTLTVMDEQGRYAGLAFEISGVTP
- the clpA gene encoding ATP-dependent Clp protease ATP-binding subunit ClpA, producing the protein MISQELEVSLHMAFVEARSARHEFITVEHLLLSLLDNASAVEVLRACAANLDDLRRNLRQFVTENTPVIPSGAEVDTQPTLGFQRVIQRAIMHVSAGGTGKKPVTGANVLVAIFGEKDSHAVYYLQQQGVTRLDVVNFLSHGITKQPQEETSAVQKEQQTNGEEQSESRQSPLDQYATDLNAAALAGRIDPLIGREHEVERVIQVLCRRRKNNPLLVGEAGVGKTAIAEGLAWRITRGEVPEVLQAAQVYALDMGALLAGTKYRGDFEQRLKGVLKQVRSNPDSILFIDEIHTLIGAGSASGGTLDASNLLKPALSSGQLKCIGATTYTEYRGVFEKDHALSRRFQKIDVPEPSVEQTVQILRGLKSRFEEHHNVRYSAAALSAAAELSARYINDRHLPDKAIDVIDEAGAAQRLLPRSRQKKVIGKGEIENIVSKIARIPPQSVSNDDRSKLATLERDLKTVVFGQDQAIEALAAAIKMARSGLGKPDKPIGAFLFSGPTGVGKTEVARQLAFTLGVELQRFDMSEYMERHAVSRLIGAPPGYVGFDQGGLLTEAIAKQPHCVLLLDEIEKAHPDIFNILLQVMDHGTLTDNNGRKADFRNVIIVMTTNAGAETLNRPSIGFANSRVAGDEMAEIRRMFTPEFRNRLDAIIPFGALTRDIILRVVDKFLMQLEDQLHERRVAAVFTEKLRDHLAKAGFDPVMGARPMQRLIQDTIRRALADELLFGKLVDGGNVTVDLDEGDKVVLRFDEDRSSDDPAAKQEVALAE